The window GTCCGACTGTGGGACAGCGCGAGCGCGAGCTCGCGCTCGGCGGGCAGCCGGGCGGCGACCGGGACCCGGCCCTCCAGGACGAGCAGGCGCACCCCGTCGGCGAGCGCCCGGTAGGCGGGCGGCTTCCGGCCGCCCGGCGCCAGGGGACGGGCCTGCTGCGCCCGGAGCTGCCGGGCGAGCTGGGCCGCGCTGACCGTCGAAGTCCACTGCGCCATGGAAATCAGTCCACCTTCCTCGGATTGGCCGTAGTTGGCGGCCGATCCCCCGCCACACAGTGAGATGCAGCAGTCCACTACGAGCATACGGGGGCACCACTTGTCCGACATGACCGCCCGGAGCGGCACCCGGCTCACCCGGCGGCTGACCCATCTGTACGCCGGCCTGGCGCTGTACGGAGCGAGCTCGGCGCTCCTGGTGCGAGCGGGGCTGGGACTCGAACCGTGGGGCGTTCTGCATCAGGGCCTGGCGGAGCGGACCGGCATCTCGATCGGTGTCGTCTCGATCGTCGTCGGAGCGGTCGTCCTCCTCCTGTGGGTCCCCCTCCGGCAGCGCCCCGGGCTCGGCACCGTGTCCAACGTCTTCGCCGTCGGGCTCGCGATGGACGGCACGCTCGCCGTCGTACCGGACGTGCAGGGCCTCACGGCCCGGATCGCGGTGATGGCGGCCGGCATCGTGCTCAACGGGGTCGCGACGGGGCTGTACATCTCGGCGCGGTTCGGCCCCGGACCGCGTGACGGCCTCATGACCGGCCTGAACCGGCTGACCGGCCGCTCCATCCGGCTGGTGCGCACGGCGATCGAAGTGGCCGTCGTCGCGACCGGATTCCTGCTCGGTGGCTCGCTCGGCGCCGGCACGGTCCTGTACGCGCTGGCGATCGGCCCCCTCGCACAGCTCTTCCTGCGCGTCTTCGACCTCCCCGCGCCGGACGGGGGCCGTGGGGGCGTTGCCGGACGGCCACCCTCGGAGGCGATACTTCCGCAGTGACCTCTGGACGCCATCCCTATCTGGACCATCCCTCTCCGATCCCCTTCGCCCACCGCGGCGGGGCGGCCGACGGGCTGGAGAACACCGCCGCCGCGTTCCGGCGGGCGGCCGGGGCCGGTTACCGCTACTTCGAGACCGACGTGCACGCGACGGCCGACGGCCGTCTCGTCGCCTTCCACGACCCGACACTCGGCCGGGTGACGGACGCGCACGGCCGGATCGCGGATCTCCCCTGGGGCGAGGTGCGCCGGGCGAGGGTCGCGGGCCGCGAACCCCTTCCGCTCTTCGAGGAGTTGCTGGAGGAGTTCCCCGAGGCGCGATGGAACGTGGACATCAAGGCCGGGCGCGCGCTCGTCCCGCTCGTGGAGTTGATCCGCCGGACCGACGCCTGGGACCGGGTGTGCGTGGGGTCGTTCTCGGAGGCCCGGGTCGCCCGGGCGCACCGCCTGGCGGGTCCGCGCCTGGCCACCTCCTACGGCGTGCGCGGCGTCCTCGGCCTGCGGCTGCGCTCGTTCGGCATCCCCGCGGCGCTCAGGGCGGGCGCGGTCTGCGCGCAGGTCCCGGAGAGCCAGAACGGCATCCGCGTCGTCGACCGGAGATTCGTCCGCGCCGCGCACGCGCGCGGGCTGCAGGTCCACGTCTGGACGGTCAACGAGGCGGCCAGGATGGCGGCGCTCCTGGACCTCGGGGTGGATGGCATCATGACCGATCACATCGAGACGCTGCGCACGGTGCTGAGCGAGCGTGGGGCGTGGGCCTGACGCCGGGGCCAGCCGCGTCCGCACGGGACGAGCGAGGGGGCGCGGCGTGAGCGCAGACACCGCAGGGACGGCGGGGCGGGCCGGGCAGCCGGCCGGGAACGCCGAGCGCAGGCGGGAGCAACGGGGCTGGTACTTCTACGACTTCGCGTGCTCCGTGTACTCCACGAGTGTCCTCACGGTCTTCCTGGGCCCCTATCTGACGTCCGTGGCCAAGGCGGCTGCCGACGCGGACGGCTTCGTGTATCCGCTGGGCATACCCGTGCGGGCGGGGTCGCTCTTCGCGTACGCCGTGTCGGTGTCCATCGTCGTGGCCGTGGTCGTCATGCCGGTGGTGGGCGCGGCCGCGGACCGCACGGGACGGAAGAAGCCGCTGCTCGCCGCCGCGGCGTACACGGGCGCGACGGCGACGGCCTGCATGTACCTCCTGGACGGGCACCGCTATCTGCTGGGGGCGTTCCTGCTGATCGTGGCGAACGCGTCGATCTCGGTGTCGATGGCGCTGTACAACGCCTATCTGCCGCAGATCGCCGCCCCGGACGAACGCGACGCGGTCTCCTCGCGCGGCTGGGCCTTCGGGTACACCTCGGGGGCGTTCGTCCTGGTCCTGAACCTGGTCCTCTACACGGGCCACGACTCGTTCGGGCTCTCGGAGTCGGAGGCCGTCCGGATCTGCATCGCCTCGGCCGGTGTGTGGTGGGGCGCCTTCTCCCTCGTACCGCTGCGGCGGCTGCGCGACCGCCGGGTGGCCCCCGGGGGCGCGGGCGCGGTCGGCTCGGGCTGGCGGCAGCTCCGGGCCACGCTGCGCGACATGCGGCGCCATCCGCTCACCCTGTCGTTCCTGCTCGCCTATCTGGTCTACAACGACGGCATCCAGACGGTGATCTCCCAGGCCTCGCTGTACGGCTCCGAGGAGCTGGGTCTCGGCCAGACGACCCTGATCACGGCGGTGCTGCTCGTCCAGGTGCTCGCGGTGGCGGGTGCGCTGGGGATGGGGCGGCTCGCCCGGGTGTACGGCGCGAAGCGGACCGTTCTCGGCTCGCTGGCGGTGTGGACCCTGATCCTCGCCTCGGCGTACGTGCTGCCCGCCGGCGCGCCGGTGTTCTTCTACGCGCTGGCCGCCGCGATCGGCCTCGTGCTGGGCGGCAGCCAGGCCCTCTCGCGGTCGCTGTTCTCGCACCTGGTCCCGAAGGGGAAGGAGGCGGAGTACTTCTCCGCCTACGAGATGAGCGACCGGGGACTCAGCTGGCTGGGGCCCCTGGTGTTCGGTCTCGGCTATCAGCTGACGGGCAGCTACCGGGATGCGATCCTGTCCTTGGTGATCTTCTTCGCGCTCGGTTCGGCGCTCCTCGCGAGGGTCCCCGTCCGGGCCGCGGTGGCCGCCGCGGGCAATCCGGTTCCCGAACGGATTTAGACGTTGAAGTGAAAGGCCGGTAGTGTACGCCTTTGGCCTGCTCGGAGGACCGTTACTGCGTGTCGAAGAAGTCAAACCGTTGGGTGACAACTTCGACCAGATGTGACAAACCGGGCACCGGTGGGTAAGCAACCCAGACAAAGGCAGCGCACGACGGGCGACGCATGACCGGCAACGGGAATCTTTACCGCCGACCGGACGTTGACCGGATGACGACGACAGCGACTTCTGTCCTGTGGGCGACAAGCCCGGGAGGCACGATTCATGAGTGAGCGAGCTCTCCGCGGCACGCGACTCGTGGTTACCAGCTACGAGACGGACCGCGGCATCGATCTGGCCCCGCGCCAGGCGGTGGAGTACGCATGCCCGAACGGACATCGTTTTGAGATGCCGTTCTCGGTAGAGGCGGAAATTCCGCCGGAGTGGGAGTGCAAGGCGTGCGGCGCCACGGCACTCCTGGTGGACGGGGATGGCCCCGAGGAGAAGAAGGGCAAGCCTGCGCGTACGCACTGGGACATGCTCATGGAGCGGCGCACCCGCGAGGAGTTGGAGGAGGTGCTGGCCGAGAGGCTGGCCGTCCTGCGCTCCGGCGCCATGAACATCGCCGTGCACCCGCGTGACAGCAGGAAGTCCGCCTGACCGCGAGAACACCGCACAGCCGCAAGAGCCGCGGGCCGTGACACAGAACCTGTGTCACGGCCCGCGGCTCTTCGTGCGTTTCGCGGCACGTGTCCGACGTACGTCCCCGTAACGGGCGGGTGGGCTCAGGGCCGGCGGGTCAGCGGGTCAGCGGGTCAGCGGGTCAGCGGCGGACGGTCCGCGTCCGGCCCGTCGTCGGGGCGCGTGCCGCCGGCAGCCCCGTCCTCGCGGATGACCTCCCCCTGCACCACCTTGCCGTCGGGCCGGTGGATGCGGGCCTGCTGGAAGGCGTCGGAGAAGCCCCCCGGGGCCGCCGCGCGCATGCGCCGCTCCAGCGAGCGCTCCGCGGCGCGGCCGAGTACGGCGCGGACCGGGGGCAGCAGGAGCAGGAGCCCCGCCGCGTCGGAGATCACTCCGGGGATCATCAGGAGCAGCCCGCCCAGCATCAGCAGGCCGTTGCCCTTGCTTCCCGTCCGCCCGGTCGGCGCCTCGGTGGCGCCGGGCTGTCCGGGCATCTGCTGGAGCGTCTCCGTGAGGTTGCGGAAGGCCCGCCGGCCGGCCCTCTTGATCACCACGGCGCCCAGCACCGCTCCGGCGACCAGGATGAGCAGCACGGTGAAGCCGTTCGTCGCACCCGCCACCAGGATCAGCAGCCAGATCTCCAGCACGATCCAGACGGCGACGCCCAGCGGCAGGAGGGTGCGGGCGCGTGAGCGCCGCGGACGGTTCGGAGGCGGTGTGCCGGTCGTCATGTCCCCAGTGTGCCTGTACGGGCGTGCAAGCGGCGTAAGGGGGTGATCTTGAGGGTCGCGGCGGGAGGGCGCCGGAGCCGCGGTCAGGGCGTCCTGCGCCCCAGAACCTTGTTGGCCCGGCCGGTGATGCCCCAGCCGGTGACCCGCCACAGGGCTTCCACGAGGATGTCCTTGCTCATCTTCGAGTCGCCGATCTCGCGTTCCATGAAGGTGATCGGCACCTCGACGACGTGGTAGCCCGCCTCGACGGCGCGCCGGGCGAGGTCGACCTGGAAGCAGTAGCCCTGCGAGGCGACCTCGTCCAGTCCCAGGCCGTCCAGCGTCGGGGTACGGAAGGCCCGGTAGCCGCCGGTGACGTCACGCACCGAGAGGCTCAGCAGCATGCGGGAGTAGAGGCTGCCGCCGCGCGAGATCATCTCGCGGTGCCGCGGCCAGTTGACCACCCGGCCGCCGGGTACCCAGCGCGAGCCGAGGACCAGGTCGGCCCCCTTGAGGGCGGTGAGCAGACGGGGCAGTTCCTCCGGCTGGTGGGATCCGTCGGCGTCCATCTCGACCAGGACGCCGTACCCGTGCTCGGAGCCCCAGCGGAAGCCGGCGAGGTAGGCGGCCCCGAGCCCTTCCTTGCCCTTGCGGTGCAGGACGTGCACGTGGCCGTCGTCGGCCGCGAGCTCGTCGGCGGCCTTCCCCGTACCGTCGGGGCTGTTGTCGTCGGCGACGAGGATGTCCGCTTCCGGGACGGCGGCGCGCACCCGGGCGACGATGAGCTTGATGTTCTCGGCCTCGTTGTAGGTCGGGATGATCACCAAGACTCTGCCGAGCGGGCCGAACTGCCTCTGACCGCCGTCGTTCACTACTGCCCCTTAAAGTCCGTACGCAGGTGCACACCATATCCAGCGCGCGGGGGGCGTCACTCCGACGCGGTCACGCGGATGGAGTGCGGCGCGGGGACAGATGTGTGGAACTGCGGACAGAAGATGCGCGCGGGGGAACAGCGCTGCGGATCGGGGCCCGGTGTCCTTCGGGCCGACCTGGGACCCGCTGGCTGCGGGTCGACCGAAAGCCGTTGTCTACTGAACCTCCGGGCCCCACCCGGGTCACACCTGCCGTCCGGACGAAACCTTCCCTCGCCCCCGAGGCGCGGGCGCTGAACCTGGCTGTCAGCGGTGGTGCGCCGGTGCGGCACACCACCTCATGACCCAGCGGCGTTCGACGACTGCGTGGAGGTCTGACCGGTCGGACGTCCAGTGGTGGACCCGGCCGAACCTACCGGCCTGTGGGCGCTTTCTGTCAACAGTCGCCCGACCTGCGATTCCTTCCGAAAACGCCTGGTCAGTGGCGCGAGTTCACGGGCCCCGGCGGACCGCCCGCGCCATCGATCGGCGGTACGAAATCCCGAGACGTCACTCGTTCGGCCTTACGTAGACCGTGTGTCCGAACACCACCGTGCGCAGGCACACTGGGAGTTCGGCCCCGGGCGTGAGATCGGGCAGGCCGGGGGTGCCGGAGCGGGGATCGGTCGACCAGCGCGCCACCCGGTCGTCGGGGGCCTGGACGAGCAGTTCACCGGTACGCCAGACGGCGTAGTCGGCCGGGGCTCCCGGCACGAGCACACCCGCGTCGTCGCGGCCGACGGCCCGCCAGCCTCCCCGCGTGTGGGCGGTGAAACCGGCGCGTACGGAGATCCGGTGCTCCGGCGTGCGGTGGTGCGCCGCGGCCCGCACCGTCCCCCAGGGGTCCAGGGGGGTGACCGGGCTGTCCGAGCCGAAGGCGAGGGGCACTCCGGCGCGCAGCATCGCCGCGTACGGGTTGAGGGTCGCGGCGCGCTCCGCGCCCAGGCGCGCGGCGTACATCCCGTCGGTGCCGCCCCACGCCGCGTCGAAGGCGGGCTGGACCGAGGCGGTGAGGCCCAGTTCGGCGAAGGCCGCGATGGTCTCGGGAGTCAGCATCTCCACGTGCTCGACCCGGTGCCGCGACGCCCTGACGCGGGCGAGCCCGAGAATCCCCGCGGCGGCCCGGACCCCCTCCACGACGGCGGTGACCGCCGCGTCGCCGATGGCGTGGAACCCGGCCTGCAGCCCCGCCTCGGTACACGCCGTCACGTGGGCGGCGACACCCGCGGCGTCGAGCCGCCCGGTGCCGGTGTGCGGGGCGTCGGCGTAGGGCTCGTGCAGCAGGGCCGTGTGCGAACCGAGCGAACCGTCGACGAAGAGGTCACCGGCGGCGCCCACGGCACCGAGCTCACGGACGCGGCGGGCGCCCTTCGCGTCCTCGATCCGCTCGGCCCAGTAGCCGAACACCCGGGGGCCGGTCCGCTCGGCGGCGAGCTCGAGCAGCCCGGTGAAGTCGTCCTCGTCGGAGATGTCGGGACCGGCGCACTCGTGCACGGTGCCGATCCCGAGCGACGCGGCGTGCGCCAGGGCGGCCCGCTGGGCCTCCCTGCGCTGCGCGGGCGTGACGGCACCGTAGGCGGCCGCGCGGACGGCGTGGTGGGCGTCGCCGGTCAGGGGCGCGTCGGGGTGGTACCCGGGCATCGAGGTGGCGCCGGGGACGAGGTCGAGGAGAGCTGTGCTCACGACGGCGGAGTGGACGTCCACACGGGGCAGGTAGAGGGCGCGCCCGCCGGCCGCCTCGTCGAGTTCGGCACGGGACGGGTGGCGCCGCTCGGGCCAGCGCGCCGCGTCCCATCCGTGGCCCAGGATCACCCGGTCGCCCGGGTGGCCGTTCGCGAACGCGCGGACCATCGCGAGGGCTTCGGTGAGGGTGCGGGCGCCGGAGAGGTCCAGCCCCGTGAGGGCGAGTCCGGTCGACGTGGTGTGGACGTGGGAGTCGGTGAAGGCCGGGGTGACCAGCGCCCCTTCCAGGTCGATCACCTCGTCGACGCCGCTCGCGAAGGCGTCCGCGGCCCCCTCGGACCCGACCCAGGCGACATGGCCGCGTTCGACGACCATCGCGGTGGCGAACGGATCGGCGGGGCTGTGGACGTCTCCACCGCGCAGCAGCACGGTGCGGTGTTCGCTCTGGGGGGCGGTGCTCTCGGTCATGGGACCAGTCTCGCGCCTGCCGGAACCGGCGCCGCCCGCGCCCCCTCCCCCGAGCGGCCCGCGCCCGCCTCAGATGCGCGGCGGGCGGGCCTCGTACGGGGTGGACAGGACGACGGTCGTGCGGGTGGAGACCCCGGCGAGCGTACGGATGCGCGTGAGCAGGTGCTCCAGTTCCACGGGGGCGGAGACCCGCACCTTGAGGATGTAGTTCTCGTCCCCCGCGACGCTGTGGCAGGCCTCGAGCTCCGGCACGCCGGCGAGCCGTTCGGCGATGTCGTCGGGGGCGCTCGGGTCGAAGGGTTTCACCGAGATGAACGCGGTGAGGGGCAGGCCGAGCGCTTCGGGGTCGACGACCGCGGCGTAGCCGCGGATCACCCCGCGCTGCTCCAGCCTGCGGACACGCTGATGAACGGCCGAGGTGGACAGGCCCGTGGCCTTGCCCAGGTCGGTGTAGCTCATCCGCCCGTCCTTGACGAGCAACTCCACGATCTGACGGTCCAGCTCCTCCATGCCGTCAACCTATGGCCCCGAGTCCCTCCAAGCACAGCCGCGGGAGGCCCGGAAGGGCTCGTTCGAGGGGCATGTGACGAATGCCACAAGTTTGCGGGTGGGTTGCGGTCGGGCCGGCGATTACGGCAGACGCGCGGGGGGAAGTGCTTGCTGTGGCCGAGGCCGTGGCGCCTGGCCGGTCCATCTGAGGGGGAAGATCCCATGCAGAGCCTGAAGCTCACCGGACGTGTCGAGCCGGATCCCGACGAGTACGCCGCACGTGACGAGGACAGCGCTCCCGACGCGTACGACACATTCGAGATGTACCGGGTCGTCTGCCCGGACTGCGCGCAGCCGATCGCCCTGCTGGCGGACGAGGACGTGCTCCCCGAGCACGCCCTGTGCCCCTCGCCCTGGAACCCCTTCGTCCTCACCGTGTGCCCGGGGACGAACCGTGACGCCTCCCTCGCCCGTCCCGCCGACGAGACCCTGGAGGTCCAGGAGCAGGAGACGGCGCTGCTGCTGACGCTCCCCCAGGGGCTGGACTGGCGGATGCAGCCCTTCTCGCACGCCGGAGGCCCGGGATCGCGTCCGGTGCGGTACGTGCCCCCGACCCGGCGCCAGGCCGCCTGACACCGGCTCCGCCGTCGACGGACGCTCCACGCCGGTCACCCCGGCGGGGAGCGGACCGCCTCCGTCCCGTGGCGGGCCCGGCACCCGAGGAACGGGCGCGCGATTCGGACGGACAGTGACCCGGGGCCCCGTGACGGCGTTGGTTCTGTATGACCACGCTGCATCCAACAGCCGGCCCCGTACGTCGCCGTCTCACCGCACCGACGACCGGAGAATCGGTTCCGCAGCCCGGAGCCCCGCCCCGGGAGTCCGCACGCCAGCCCGTGCCGCAGCCCGCCGACCCGCCCATCTACCGCGCGATGCTGCGCCACTGGGAGAGCGCCGGCCGGACGATGCCCGGGCGCCAGGACCCGGAGTGGAACCGCATCATGACGACTCCGGTCTGGTCCTACCGGCCGGCCCGCCTCAGCGCGTCTCCGGACCCGCGAGGTGACGGGCGATGACCATGCGCTGGATCTGGTTGGTGCCCTCCACGATCTGCAGCACCTTGGCCTCGCGCATCAGCCGCTCGACGGGGAAGTCCAGCGTGTAGCCGTATCCGCCGAGCACCTGCACGGCGTCCGTGGTCACCCGCATGGCCGCGTCGGTGCAGAACAGCTTCGCCATCGCCGCCTGCCGGGAGAAGGGCAGACCCGCGTCGCGCAGGCGCGCCGCCTCCAGGTACAGCGCCCGGCCCGCCTCGATGTGGGTGGCCATGTCGGCGAGCATGAAGCGCAGCCCCTGGAAGTCCGCGACGGGCCGCCCGAACTGGTGGCGCCCGGTGGCGTATCCGACGGCCTCGTCCAGGGCCGCCTGGGCGACTCCGATGGCACACGCGGCGATCCCGAGGCGCCCCGAGTCGAGGGCGGACAGGGCGATCGCGAAGCCCTGGCCCTCCTCCCCGATCCGCCGGTCGTCGGAGATCCGCACGCCGTCGAAGTGCATCTGGGCGGTCGGCGAGCCCTTCATGCCCATCTTCTTCTCGGGCAGGGCCGCGTCGAGGCCCGCGGCGTCGCCGGGCACCAGGAAGGCGGTGATGCCGCGCGGGCCCTCCACGCCGGTCCGGGCCAGCACGGTGTAGAAGTCGGCCACGCCGCCGTGCGTGATCCAGGCCTTGGTTCCGGTGAGCACCCAGCCGTCGGCGTCCCGCACGGCCTTGGTGCGGAGCGAGGCCGCGTCGGAGCCCGAGGAGGGCTCGGAGAGGCAGTAGGCGCCTAGCAGTCCGCCGGAGAGCATCGCCGGGAGGCGGGCGGCCCGCTGCTCGTCGGTGCCGAAGCCGGCGAGCGCGTGGCAGGACAGCGAGTGGACACTGACGCCGAGGCCGACGGTCAGCCTGGCCGCCGCCAGTTCCTCCAGGACCTGGAGGTAGACCTCGTAGGGCTGGTCGCCGCCGCCGTGCGCGGAGTCGTAGGGGAGCCCGAGCAGTCCGGCCTCCGACAGCAGGGTGAAGACCTCGCGGGGGAAGGCTCCCGCCTCCTCCTCGTCGGCCGCCCGGGGAGCGATCTCCTTCGACACGATGTCGCGGACGAGCTCGATGAGCTGCCGGGACTCCTCGGTGGGCAGTCGGCGTTCCACGGGCTGCGGGGCACGGTCGGACATGACGGCGCTCTCCTCCCTGTCGGGGGTTACGGCGGTCGCGCGCGCGGGGTGTGAGCGGCTCCGCCGGACGGTCCCGGGCGATGCCCGGAAATCTACGGCTCCCCAGCCGATCCTGCCTTCCCGGATCACGGGAGGCGCTGGCCAGCGGCTGTGGCGCGTCGAGTATGCCCGATCGGAGCGCTTCCGTCACCGGGGGCCGGCGCCCTTGATCAGGGAAATTGGTCCGAACCATTGACCCAACTGGTCTAGTCCTCCTACGGTCTCCAGCACTGCCTCATCGCGTCCATGCCAAAAGCGACGGACCGTCGGGCATCCCCACGCCCTCCCCCACGAGGAGCCACGATGAACGGACTTCACCGCCCCCGCGCCCGCCTCCGGGCGCTCGCCGCGAGCCTCTGCACCGCCGCACTCGGAGCCGCCCTCCTCGGCGTCGCCGGCACGGCCCCTGCGGGCGCGTCCCCCACCGCCACCGCACCCGCCGCCGAGGCGGCTCCCGCCGCAGCCGGTGACAAGGTGGTCGGATACTTCACCAACTGGGGTGTCTACGACCGCAATTACCACGTCAAGAACATCGAGACCTCGGGCTCGGCCGACAAGCTCACCCACATCAACTACGCCTTCGGCAACGTCCAGGGCGGCAAGTGCACCATCGGCGACAGCTACGCCGACTACGAGAAGGCCTACACGGCGGACCAGGCCGTCGACGGGGTCGCGGACACCTGGGACCAGGAACTGCGGGGCAACTTCAACCAGTTGCGGAAGCTGAAGAAGCTCCACCCCGATCTGAAGGTCATCTGGTCCTTCGGCGGCTGGAGCTGGTCGGGCGGCTTCGGCGAGGCCGCGCAGAACCCCGCCGCCTTCGCGGAGTCCTGCCACAGCCTGGTCGAGGACCCGCGCTGGGCCGACGTCTTCGACGGCATCGACATCGACTGGGAGTACCCGAACGCCTGCGGCCTGACCTGCGACACGAGCGGCCGCGACGCCTACGGCAACCTCCTGTCGGCGCTCCGCTCCGAGTTCGGCGACGACAGCCTGATCACCTCGGCGATCACGGCCGACGGCTCCGACGGCGGCAAGATCGACGCGGTGGACTACGCGGGTGCCGCCACGTACCTCGACTGGTACAACCCGATGACGTACGACTTCTTCGGCGCCTTCGCGGCGCAGGGCCCGACGGCTCCGCACTCACCGCTGACCTCCTACCCGGGCATCCCGACGGAGGGCTTCCACACGGACGCGGCCATCTCCAAGCTCAGGGAACTGGGCGTGCCCGCCGGGAAACTGCTGCTGGGCATCGGCTTCTACGGGCGCGGCTGGACCGGCGTCACCCAGTCCGAGCCGGGCGGCACGGCGACGGGCGCGGCCCCGGGGACGTACGAGGCGGGCATCGAGGACTACAAGGTCCTGAAGAACAGCTGCCCCGCCACCGGCACGGTCGCCGGCACGGCGTACGCCCACTGCGGCACCAACTGGTGGAGCTACGACACCCCGGCCACCATCGGCACGAAGATGGACTACAAGGCCGAACAGGGCCTGGGGGGAACCTTCTTCTGGGAACTCAGCGGCGACACGGCCGACGGTGAACTCATCAGGGCCATCAACTAGCCCGGACGGGGTACACGCACGGCAGGGCGGGTCAGGGGTGGGGTGCCGGGCGGGCGCCCCACCCCACCCGTCGCGCGGGGCCGCGAGGGTCGCAGGACGTGCGCCCGGCCCGCCGCCGGGCTCCGGCTCCCGCGGCCCGTTCACCTCAGGTTCTCCCTACCGTCGGCCAACAGCCTCTGTGTAGTCGCACATTGTGGCGATTCGAGGCCATACGATGCGGCTGCGGAGCGCGCACGGGGAACACGGGGGGAGGCGCGGTGTCCGG is drawn from Streptomyces sp. NBC_00178 and contains these coding sequences:
- the yczE gene encoding membrane protein YczE; translation: MSDMTARSGTRLTRRLTHLYAGLALYGASSALLVRAGLGLEPWGVLHQGLAERTGISIGVVSIVVGAVVLLLWVPLRQRPGLGTVSNVFAVGLAMDGTLAVVPDVQGLTARIAVMAAGIVLNGVATGLYISARFGPGPRDGLMTGLNRLTGRSIRLVRTAIEVAVVATGFLLGGSLGAGTVLYALAIGPLAQLFLRVFDLPAPDGGRGGVAGRPPSEAILPQ
- a CDS encoding glycerophosphodiester phosphodiesterase family protein; amino-acid sequence: MTSGRHPYLDHPSPIPFAHRGGAADGLENTAAAFRRAAGAGYRYFETDVHATADGRLVAFHDPTLGRVTDAHGRIADLPWGEVRRARVAGREPLPLFEELLEEFPEARWNVDIKAGRALVPLVELIRRTDAWDRVCVGSFSEARVARAHRLAGPRLATSYGVRGVLGLRLRSFGIPAALRAGAVCAQVPESQNGIRVVDRRFVRAAHARGLQVHVWTVNEAARMAALLDLGVDGIMTDHIETLRTVLSERGAWA
- a CDS encoding MFS transporter, yielding MSADTAGTAGRAGQPAGNAERRREQRGWYFYDFACSVYSTSVLTVFLGPYLTSVAKAAADADGFVYPLGIPVRAGSLFAYAVSVSIVVAVVVMPVVGAAADRTGRKKPLLAAAAYTGATATACMYLLDGHRYLLGAFLLIVANASISVSMALYNAYLPQIAAPDERDAVSSRGWAFGYTSGAFVLVLNLVLYTGHDSFGLSESEAVRICIASAGVWWGAFSLVPLRRLRDRRVAPGGAGAVGSGWRQLRATLRDMRRHPLTLSFLLAYLVYNDGIQTVISQASLYGSEELGLGQTTLITAVLLVQVLAVAGALGMGRLARVYGAKRTVLGSLAVWTLILASAYVLPAGAPVFFYALAAAIGLVLGGSQALSRSLFSHLVPKGKEAEYFSAYEMSDRGLSWLGPLVFGLGYQLTGSYRDAILSLVIFFALGSALLARVPVRAAVAAAGNPVPERI
- a CDS encoding RNA polymerase-binding protein RbpA, whose product is MSERALRGTRLVVTSYETDRGIDLAPRQAVEYACPNGHRFEMPFSVEAEIPPEWECKACGATALLVDGDGPEEKKGKPARTHWDMLMERRTREELEEVLAERLAVLRSGAMNIAVHPRDSRKSA
- the fxsA gene encoding FxsA family membrane protein, with protein sequence MTTGTPPPNRPRRSRARTLLPLGVAVWIVLEIWLLILVAGATNGFTVLLILVAGAVLGAVVIKRAGRRAFRNLTETLQQMPGQPGATEAPTGRTGSKGNGLLMLGGLLLMIPGVISDAAGLLLLLPPVRAVLGRAAERSLERRMRAAAPGGFSDAFQQARIHRPDGKVVQGEVIREDGAAGGTRPDDGPDADRPPLTR
- a CDS encoding polyprenol monophosphomannose synthase, giving the protein MNDGGQRQFGPLGRVLVIIPTYNEAENIKLIVARVRAAVPEADILVADDNSPDGTGKAADELAADDGHVHVLHRKGKEGLGAAYLAGFRWGSEHGYGVLVEMDADGSHQPEELPRLLTALKGADLVLGSRWVPGGRVVNWPRHREMISRGGSLYSRMLLSLSVRDVTGGYRAFRTPTLDGLGLDEVASQGYCFQVDLARRAVEAGYHVVEVPITFMEREIGDSKMSKDILVEALWRVTGWGITGRANKVLGRRTP
- a CDS encoding amidohydrolase; amino-acid sequence: MTESTAPQSEHRTVLLRGGDVHSPADPFATAMVVERGHVAWVGSEGAADAFASGVDEVIDLEGALVTPAFTDSHVHTTSTGLALTGLDLSGARTLTEALAMVRAFANGHPGDRVILGHGWDAARWPERRHPSRAELDEAAGGRALYLPRVDVHSAVVSTALLDLVPGATSMPGYHPDAPLTGDAHHAVRAAAYGAVTPAQRREAQRAALAHAASLGIGTVHECAGPDISDEDDFTGLLELAAERTGPRVFGYWAERIEDAKGARRVRELGAVGAAGDLFVDGSLGSHTALLHEPYADAPHTGTGRLDAAGVAAHVTACTEAGLQAGFHAIGDAAVTAVVEGVRAAAGILGLARVRASRHRVEHVEMLTPETIAAFAELGLTASVQPAFDAAWGGTDGMYAARLGAERAATLNPYAAMLRAGVPLAFGSDSPVTPLDPWGTVRAAAHHRTPEHRISVRAGFTAHTRGGWRAVGRDDAGVLVPGAPADYAVWRTGELLVQAPDDRVARWSTDPRSGTPGLPDLTPGAELPVCLRTVVFGHTVYVRPNE
- a CDS encoding Lrp/AsnC family transcriptional regulator, which produces MEELDRQIVELLVKDGRMSYTDLGKATGLSTSAVHQRVRRLEQRGVIRGYAAVVDPEALGLPLTAFISVKPFDPSAPDDIAERLAGVPELEACHSVAGDENYILKVRVSAPVELEHLLTRIRTLAGVSTRTTVVLSTPYEARPPRI
- a CDS encoding acyl-CoA dehydrogenase family protein, which codes for MSDRAPQPVERRLPTEESRQLIELVRDIVSKEIAPRAADEEEAGAFPREVFTLLSEAGLLGLPYDSAHGGGDQPYEVYLQVLEELAAARLTVGLGVSVHSLSCHALAGFGTDEQRAARLPAMLSGGLLGAYCLSEPSSGSDAASLRTKAVRDADGWVLTGTKAWITHGGVADFYTVLARTGVEGPRGITAFLVPGDAAGLDAALPEKKMGMKGSPTAQMHFDGVRISDDRRIGEEGQGFAIALSALDSGRLGIAACAIGVAQAALDEAVGYATGRHQFGRPVADFQGLRFMLADMATHIEAGRALYLEAARLRDAGLPFSRQAAMAKLFCTDAAMRVTTDAVQVLGGYGYTLDFPVERLMREAKVLQIVEGTNQIQRMVIARHLAGPETR
- a CDS encoding glycoside hydrolase family 18 protein, with the protein product MNGLHRPRARLRALAASLCTAALGAALLGVAGTAPAGASPTATAPAAEAAPAAAGDKVVGYFTNWGVYDRNYHVKNIETSGSADKLTHINYAFGNVQGGKCTIGDSYADYEKAYTADQAVDGVADTWDQELRGNFNQLRKLKKLHPDLKVIWSFGGWSWSGGFGEAAQNPAAFAESCHSLVEDPRWADVFDGIDIDWEYPNACGLTCDTSGRDAYGNLLSALRSEFGDDSLITSAITADGSDGGKIDAVDYAGAATYLDWYNPMTYDFFGAFAAQGPTAPHSPLTSYPGIPTEGFHTDAAISKLRELGVPAGKLLLGIGFYGRGWTGVTQSEPGGTATGAAPGTYEAGIEDYKVLKNSCPATGTVAGTAYAHCGTNWWSYDTPATIGTKMDYKAEQGLGGTFFWELSGDTADGELIRAIN